In Sphingomonas sp., a single window of DNA contains:
- a CDS encoding ester cyclase, with translation MKTHVTRIAVAAAIPSAMLPASAGAARLDDQAAIAATRPQELIVAADMPTAERARLLAPVDAFYGFWANGSATLLARAIGADFVDHTLPAGRPQGPSGPAAASKAFLAAVPDLKVTVAQRLVVADRIVSHLRFTGHFTGSFGGRQGRGEPVDFIATDIVRVRDGRITDNWHLEDNLTFLQQIGLAAR, from the coding sequence ATGAAGACCCATGTCACGAGGATTGCCGTTGCCGCCGCCATCCCGTCCGCCATGCTGCCGGCAAGCGCCGGGGCCGCGCGCCTGGACGACCAGGCCGCGATTGCTGCCACCCGTCCGCAGGAGCTGATCGTCGCGGCCGATATGCCGACCGCCGAGCGCGCACGGTTGCTCGCGCCAGTGGACGCCTTTTACGGCTTCTGGGCGAACGGAAGCGCTACACTGCTTGCCCGCGCAATCGGTGCCGACTTCGTCGACCATACGCTGCCCGCCGGCAGGCCGCAGGGGCCCAGCGGTCCCGCCGCCGCGTCCAAGGCATTTCTCGCGGCCGTGCCCGACCTCAAGGTCACCGTCGCGCAGCGGCTGGTGGTCGCCGACCGCATCGTCTCGCATCTGCGCTTCACCGGCCACTTCACCGGCAGCTTCGGCGGTCGGCAGGGGCGAGGCGAGCCGGTGGACTTCATCGCGACGGACATCGTCCGCGTCCGTGACGGTCGCATCACCGATAATTGGCATCTGGAGGACAATCTGACGTTCCTCCAGCAGATCGGCTTGGCTGCGCGGTGA